In Leptolyngbya sp. SIO1E4, one DNA window encodes the following:
- a CDS encoding helix-turn-helix transcriptional regulator yields MTAPAPQTDSIDSLSGLSHLDPGWEHIRVRHLQNPSGEGPYYCENHTVFVSLAPRPVYYLQVQDGKTHTGLHRKGDLLITPANTPLFTRWEGDEDCLQIQLTTEFLQNVAQETLEQDGDRLALVPTFQTRDVQIDAIATLLLTEYQQNPSGNRLYVDSLANILAVNLLRQYATTQPQLPIYEGGLSQRQVMQVLDYIETHLDQEIKLNNLAQLLDMSQFHFSRLFKQSLGLSPYQYLLQQRVERAKQLLKQTDQPIMEIAFECGFNSHSHLTKQFRQLTGMTPKAYRAGQ; encoded by the coding sequence GTGACAGCACCTGCGCCCCAAACAGATTCCATCGATTCCCTCTCTGGTTTATCCCATCTAGATCCAGGTTGGGAGCATATTCGGGTGCGGCACCTTCAGAATCCTTCAGGAGAAGGCCCTTATTATTGCGAAAACCACACGGTGTTTGTGTCTTTGGCTCCCCGTCCGGTTTACTATTTGCAAGTACAGGATGGCAAAACCCATACTGGGCTACATCGGAAGGGTGACCTGTTGATCACCCCGGCAAACACGCCCCTTTTTACGCGGTGGGAGGGAGATGAAGATTGCTTACAAATTCAACTCACGACTGAGTTTTTGCAAAACGTTGCTCAGGAAACCTTAGAACAGGATGGCGATCGCCTTGCACTCGTCCCAACCTTTCAAACCCGTGATGTTCAGATAGATGCGATCGCAACGCTGCTCCTCACTGAGTATCAACAAAACCCATCTGGAAATCGGCTTTATGTAGATTCCCTCGCCAATATTTTGGCCGTGAATTTACTGCGACAATATGCAACAACTCAACCGCAGTTGCCGATTTATGAAGGGGGCTTATCCCAACGTCAAGTGATGCAAGTTTTGGACTACATTGAGACCCATTTAGACCAAGAGATTAAACTCAATAATTTGGCTCAACTGCTTGACATGAGTCAATTCCACTTCAGTCGTCTCTTCAAACAATCCCTGGGTCTCTCGCCTTATCAATACCTGCTGCAGCAACGGGTAGAACGTGCTAAGCAGCTATTGAAACAAACCGATCAGCCGATTATGGAGATTGCTTTTGAGTGCGGATTTAATAGCCACAGCCATCTCACTAAGCAGTTTCGCCAATTGACGGGCATGACACCGAAGGCATACCGGGCGGGTCAATAG